The genomic DNA ATCGGCTGTGGTGACTGCCACACCAGGCAAGGGGTTCCATCCGATGCCAGCAGTGCGCCCGCCAGACGCCGGTCCAGCCCCGGAAAGATATCGGCCAGCCCGGCCCGGTATGCAAAAGTCAGCACATCCAGTTCACCCTGCGGACCTGCACCGGTCCGCAGGCGATAGCATCCCTGATGACATTCGAGGTCCAGGTACATCAGTCGTTCGCGAAAATCCCGGTACAGGGTACGGACCGACACATCAAACTCGGTCGCCAGTTTTTGCATCTCTAACGTTTCACCCGCCACAAGACGGCTGATAATCAGCGACAGTCTGACCGCCAGCCTGTCGTAGCGGCGCTCTGTCAGTGGCATGGTGGTTCCTCCGTATTGTTAACTGACTGAAAGAAATAAGATTCTAAAGGAGGGCGTTGACAGGATATGTCCACGGCGGGAACTATTTTGGGAAGTACATGAAGCCTGTGATTATCAAGCCTGCGCGGATTTCGGATGATTTAACCGGCAAGTTCTGTGCACCCGAAATGACAGGGTGTGTCATTTATTCACATTTTCATAACCATGCCAGAGGTAAAATGTGAACTCACGCAGGCCGGAAACCACTGAGCATGGCTTCCGCCATCACCCACAGTGCCCGGTTAAGCTTCACATCACCGTCAATGCCGTGCACCGCACGGGTATGCGTTCGTCCGCCTTTCGCACTCCGGCCACTGAGCCCGCCTTTAATCAGGTTCTCCTGAATACGCTGATACGTGGTCCACAAGTCGTTACTTTCATCCTGCCAGCGGCGCGGAGAAAGCACCTGTGACGGTGCAACCGGCTGGTGGTCTTCCCCGAAACGGTACGTCAGTGCAGCCTGTGCCAGCGCCTGTTGTGCAGGGGGCGACAGCATCAGCGACTGCATCGCATCACGCTTCTCTTCCACACGGTCAAAAATGCCCAGTACCTCATACGCGCCTTCAATTACCTGACTCACCACGTCCCCCTTGTGCGGCACCCGCACCTCGCCAAACGACTCACCACAGACGAGCCCGTTCTGACAAACTGCGCGAAATAGTCCCGGCAACATCTGGTACGAACTGGTGCCATCATGTGAATTCAGCAAAATGATTTCCGGCACCTGCTTACCGGTAATCTGCCCCTCCCGACGAAGGCGCAGCATGTGTTTCGTATGTTCACGACGACCCGGGTCACGTACCCGGGTCTGACAGGCAAAGAATGGCTGGAAGCCTTCTCGCTGTAAGCTGTCGAGCAGGGAGATGGTAGGTATATAGGTATAACGCTCACTGCGGGATTCATGTTTGTCCTCGCTGAACACACTGGGCACCACGCGAAACAGCTCCTCACGGGTTAACGGGCGGTCGCGACGGATAAGGTTTGCTGCGCCAAAGCGCGAAGCCAGACGGGTCATAAGCAGACTCCTCATAATGGGAAAACAAATAAAAGAAATCCCCGTCGCATCGGCGACAGGGTTAGGGAAATAACAGGGATGGGTTAAATACTCAGAAGAAGAAATCCCAGACGGCACGGGCCACTGACACCACGGTGGTGCGCACGGCCTGAATGACGGCCCGCACCGGGGCGGGTATCAGGGGAAAGGCACTGATGCTATCGAGTACAGCACCGACGGTTTCACCAAAATCGCTACGCGCCTGTTCCCGGACTACCGTCGTGCGAAAGGAAGGCTGGAGTTGCGACACCACCGGGCTGGTGGCCTCACGTGGCAGGCACTTAATCATTCGCTCGGCCATCACCCGCAGTCCCCACTGAAGACGGACCGACACGGCACACACTGGATGTACGGGCTGGAACAGCTCATGCAGCAGACAGATTTTACGGCTGATATTCTGCTTCTGCTCTTTGGACAATGGCCCCCCACCGCTGGTGGGCTCGACCT from Klebsiella sp. WP3-W18-ESBL-02 includes the following:
- a CDS encoding DUF932 domain-containing protein, coding for MTRLASRFGAANLIRRDRPLTREELFRVVPSVFSEDKHESRSERYTYIPTISLLDSLQREGFQPFFACQTRVRDPGRREHTKHMLRLRREGQITGKQVPEIILLNSHDGTSSYQMLPGLFRAVCQNGLVCGESFGEVRVPHKGDVVSQVIEGAYEVLGIFDRVEEKRDAMQSLMLSPPAQQALAQAALTYRFGEDHQPVAPSQVLSPRRWQDESNDLWTTYQRIQENLIKGGLSGRSAKGGRTHTRAVHGIDGDVKLNRALWVMAEAMLSGFRPA